In the Sebastes fasciatus isolate fSebFas1 chromosome 20, fSebFas1.pri, whole genome shotgun sequence genome, one interval contains:
- the LOC141758897 gene encoding serine/threonine-protein kinase BRSK2-like isoform X1: protein MSKELSLSQSAQYVGPYRLEKTLGKGQTGLVKLGVHCITGQKVAIKIVNREKLSESVLMKVEREIAILKLIEHPHVLKLHDVYENNKYLYLVLEHVSGGELFDYLVKKGRLTPKEARKFFRQIISALDFCHSHSICHRDLKPENLLLDEKNNIRIADFGMASLQVGDSLLETSCGSPHYACPEVIRGEKYDGRRADVWSCGVILFALLVGALPFDHDNLRQLLEKVKSGVFHMPHFIPPDCQSLLKGMIEVNPEKRLTLEAIQKHAWYLGGRNEPCPEQPPPRRVCVRRILSLTELDPDVLDSMHSLGCFRDRGKLTRDLQCEEENQEKMIYYLLLDRKERYPSYEDEDLPPRNDVGQSLGGRRDPLKGGSCFSQPQFPGSICTTVCEYTADPPRKRVDSPMLTRHGRCRPERKSLEVLSVTEQGSPTPPRRALDTAAHSQRSRSVSGASTGLSSSPLSSPRSYQSPVFTFSQSDVTSATATPLSKEPKQGNATTPRSARAHDKLKAPLNPKTQTLPTKGPADRPHLQPIKSLPLHNPSSRSPSPSPLLSPIPRFFFPSSSVLKSVTKSFYPNSAHSVPQVTPQGSPLPTPLGTPVHHPHHPSSTPPSSSSSSSSSRAEGGGGVGSLSLTPPSSPGGGSGMAASSSAHWRTRLNSFKNNLLGSPRFHRRKLQVPTSEDMSSLTPESSPELAKKSWFGNFIGLEKEEQIFVVIRDKPLSSVKADIVHAFLSIPSLSHSVLSQTSFRAEYKSSGGPSVFQKPVKFQVDIAFSEGERERDRERTEREGRRETGIYSVTFTLISGPSRRFRRVVETIQAQLLSSHDQPMAQALSDEKNGRPHGTPTRQNSRRSEGGGDRCEWGDRADGGGIGGSGGVLQRRGSAKERTRLLSSNGTQSQP from the exons ATGAGTAAGGAACTGTCTCTAAGTCAGTCAGCTCAATATGTTGGGCCATACCGACTGGAAAAAACACTTGGGAAgggacagacag GACTGGTCAAGCTCGGGGTCCACTGTATTACGGGTCAGAAGGTAGCGATCAAAATAGTCAACAGAGAGAAACTGTCGGAGTCAGTCCTGATGAAG GTTGAGAGGGAGATTGCCATTCTGAAACTGATCGAGCATCCGCATGTGTTGAAGCTGCATGATGTTTACGAGAATAACAAATACCT GTACCTGGTGTTGGAGCATGTGTCGGGAGGAGAGCTGTTCGACTACCTGGTGAAGAAGGGCCGGCTGACTCCGAAAGAGGCCAGGAAGTTCTTCAGGCAGATCATCTCTGCTTTGGATTTCTGCCACAGTCATTCCATCTG TCACAGAGACCTGAAGCCTGAGAATTTGCTCCTGGATGAAAAGAACAACATCCGCATCGCAGACTTTGGCATGGCCTCCCTACAGGTGGGAGACAGTCTGTTAGAGACCAGCTGTGG ATCACCACATTATGCTTGCCCCGAAGTTATACGG ggagagaaatatgacgGGCGGAGAGCAGACGTGTGGAGCTGTGGGGTCATCCTCTTTGCTCTACTGGTG GGTGCGCTGCCCTTTGACCACGACAATTTACGCCAGCTCCTGGAGAAGGTGAAGAGCGGGGTGTTCCACATGCCCCACTTCATCCCCCCGGACTGCCAGTCCCTGCTCAAGGGCATGATTGAGGTCAACCCTGAAAAGAGGCTCACG CTAGAGGCCATCCAGAAACACGCCTGGTATCT GGGTGGTCGTAATGAGCCGTGTCCTGAGCAGCCTCCTCCCAGGCGAGTGTGCGTGAGGCGAATCCTGTCCCTGACTGAGCTGGACCCAGATGTGCTGGACAGCATGCACTCTCTGGGTTGTTTCCGAGACCGAGGCAAGCTCACACGTGATCTGCAATGTGAAGA AGAAAACCAGGAGAAGATGATCTATTACCTGCTGCTGGACAGGAAAGAGCGCTACCCCAGCTATGAGGACGAGGACTTGCCTCCGCGCAATGACGTAGGTCAGTCATTAGGGGGCAGGAGGGATCCACTCAAGGGAGGGAGCTGCTTTTCACAGCCTCAGTTCCCGGGAAGCATTTGTACCACAGTCTGTGAATACACAG CAGACCCTCCTCGAAAGCGTGTTGACTCTCCTATGCTGACGCGCCACGGCCGCTGTCGCCCCGAGAGGAAAAGCCTGGAGGTTCTGAGTGTTACTGAACAGGGGTCTCCTACCCCGCCTCGCAGGGCCCTGGACACAGCTGCACACAGCCAGAG GTCTCGCTCAGTCAGTGGAGCGTCAACTGGCCTCTCCTCCAGCCCTCTCAGCAGTCCCAGG TCCTATCAAAGCCCCGTCTTCACTTTCAGCCAATCAGACGTCACCTCTGCCACCGCCACCCCCCTCTCAAAGGAGCCCAAACAGGGAAACGCCACCACTCCTCGCTCAGCACGGGCTCATGACAAGCTCAAAGCTCCCCTCAACCCAAAGACCCAGACCCTGCCCACCAAGGGACCGGCAGACCGACCCCATCTGCAGCCCATCAAGTCCCTGCCTCTGCACAACCCATCCTCCCGCTCACCCTCCCCCTCTCCGCTACTGTCACCCATCCCTCGTTTCTTCTTCCCGTCGTCCTCTGTCCTAAAGTCAGTGACTAAGAGCTTCTACCCAAACTCTGCCCACTCTGTGCCGCAGGTAACCCCCCAAGGCTCTCCGTTGCCCACACCCTTGGGCACCCCTGTCCACCACCCTCACCACCCTTCCTCCACCccgccctcctcttcctcgtcctcgtcctcctcgcgggcggagggagggggaggggtggGCTCGCTGTCACTGACGCCGCCTTCCAGCCCAGGAGGGGGAAGCGGCATGGCGGCCAGCAGCTCGGCCCACTGGAGGACTCGCCTCAATTCTTTCAAGAACAACCTGCTGGGCTCGCCGCGTTTCCATCGCCGCAAGCTGCAAG TTCCCACATCAGAAGACATGTCCAGTCTAACACCAGAATCCAGCCCTGA GCTGGCTAAGAAGTCTTGGTTTGGGAACTTCATCGGCTTGGAGAAGGAGGAGCAGATCTTTGTGGTGATCAGAGACAAACCTCTGAGTTCTGTCAAAGCCGACATTGTCCACGCCTTCCTGTCT ATCCCATCGCTCAGTCACAGCGTTCTCTCTCAGACCAGCTTTCGGGCCGAATACAAGTCCTCCGGCGGCCCCTCCGTCTTCCAGAAGCCCGTCAAGTTCCAGGTGGACATTGCTTTCTCCGAAGGCGAGAGGGAGCGAGACAGGGAGAGGACCGAGagggagggcaggagggagacgGGAATCTACAGCGTGACGTTCACCCTCATTTCAG GTCCGAGTCGCAGGTTCAGACGAGTGGTGGAAACGATTCAAGCCCAGCTTCTCAGCTCCCATGATCAACCCATGGCGCAAGCCCTATCTG ATGAGAAGAACGGCCGGCCCCACGGGACCCCCACCCGACAAAACTCGAGGCGTTCCGAGGGTGGGGGCGACAGGTGCGAGTGGGGCGACCGGGCAGACGGCGGAGGCATAGGCGGAAGCGGGGGAGTCCTGCAGCGCAGAGGCTCGGCAAAAGAGAGAACCCGACTGCTGTCCTCCAACGGAACCCAATCCCAACCGTAG
- the LOC141758897 gene encoding serine/threonine-protein kinase BRSK2-like isoform X3, which produces MSKELSLSQSAQYVGPYRLEKTLGKGQTGLVKLGVHCITGQKVAIKIVNREKLSESVLMKVEREIAILKLIEHPHVLKLHDVYENNKYLYLVLEHVSGGELFDYLVKKGRLTPKEARKFFRQIISALDFCHSHSICHRDLKPENLLLDEKNNIRIADFGMASLQVGDSLLETSCGSPHYACPEVIRGEKYDGRRADVWSCGVILFALLVGALPFDHDNLRQLLEKVKSGVFHMPHFIPPDCQSLLKGMIEVNPEKRLTLEAIQKHAWYLGGRNEPCPEQPPPRRVCVRRILSLTELDPDVLDSMHSLGCFRDRGKLTRDLQCEEENQEKMIYYLLLDRKERYPSYEDEDLPPRNDVADPPRKRVDSPMLTRHGRCRPERKSLEVLSVTEQGSPTPPRRALDTAAHSQRSRSVSGASTGLSSSPLSSPRSYQSPVFTFSQSDVTSATATPLSKEPKQGNATTPRSARAHDKLKAPLNPKTQTLPTKGPADRPHLQPIKSLPLHNPSSRSPSPSPLLSPIPRFFFPSSSVLKSVTKSFYPNSAHSVPQVTPQGSPLPTPLGTPVHHPHHPSSTPPSSSSSSSSSRAEGGGGVGSLSLTPPSSPGGGSGMAASSSAHWRTRLNSFKNNLLGSPRFHRRKLQVPTSEDMSSLTPESSPELAKKSWFGNFIGLEKEEQIFVVIRDKPLSSVKADIVHAFLSIPSLSHSVLSQTSFRAEYKSSGGPSVFQKPVKFQVDIAFSEGERERDRERTEREGRRETGIYSVTFTLISGPSRRFRRVVETIQAQLLSSHDQPMAQALSDEKNGRPHGTPTRQNSRRSEGGGDRCEWGDRADGGGIGGSGGVLQRRGSAKERTRLLSSNGTQSQP; this is translated from the exons ATGAGTAAGGAACTGTCTCTAAGTCAGTCAGCTCAATATGTTGGGCCATACCGACTGGAAAAAACACTTGGGAAgggacagacag GACTGGTCAAGCTCGGGGTCCACTGTATTACGGGTCAGAAGGTAGCGATCAAAATAGTCAACAGAGAGAAACTGTCGGAGTCAGTCCTGATGAAG GTTGAGAGGGAGATTGCCATTCTGAAACTGATCGAGCATCCGCATGTGTTGAAGCTGCATGATGTTTACGAGAATAACAAATACCT GTACCTGGTGTTGGAGCATGTGTCGGGAGGAGAGCTGTTCGACTACCTGGTGAAGAAGGGCCGGCTGACTCCGAAAGAGGCCAGGAAGTTCTTCAGGCAGATCATCTCTGCTTTGGATTTCTGCCACAGTCATTCCATCTG TCACAGAGACCTGAAGCCTGAGAATTTGCTCCTGGATGAAAAGAACAACATCCGCATCGCAGACTTTGGCATGGCCTCCCTACAGGTGGGAGACAGTCTGTTAGAGACCAGCTGTGG ATCACCACATTATGCTTGCCCCGAAGTTATACGG ggagagaaatatgacgGGCGGAGAGCAGACGTGTGGAGCTGTGGGGTCATCCTCTTTGCTCTACTGGTG GGTGCGCTGCCCTTTGACCACGACAATTTACGCCAGCTCCTGGAGAAGGTGAAGAGCGGGGTGTTCCACATGCCCCACTTCATCCCCCCGGACTGCCAGTCCCTGCTCAAGGGCATGATTGAGGTCAACCCTGAAAAGAGGCTCACG CTAGAGGCCATCCAGAAACACGCCTGGTATCT GGGTGGTCGTAATGAGCCGTGTCCTGAGCAGCCTCCTCCCAGGCGAGTGTGCGTGAGGCGAATCCTGTCCCTGACTGAGCTGGACCCAGATGTGCTGGACAGCATGCACTCTCTGGGTTGTTTCCGAGACCGAGGCAAGCTCACACGTGATCTGCAATGTGAAGA AGAAAACCAGGAGAAGATGATCTATTACCTGCTGCTGGACAGGAAAGAGCGCTACCCCAGCTATGAGGACGAGGACTTGCCTCCGCGCAATGACGTAG CAGACCCTCCTCGAAAGCGTGTTGACTCTCCTATGCTGACGCGCCACGGCCGCTGTCGCCCCGAGAGGAAAAGCCTGGAGGTTCTGAGTGTTACTGAACAGGGGTCTCCTACCCCGCCTCGCAGGGCCCTGGACACAGCTGCACACAGCCAGAG GTCTCGCTCAGTCAGTGGAGCGTCAACTGGCCTCTCCTCCAGCCCTCTCAGCAGTCCCAGG TCCTATCAAAGCCCCGTCTTCACTTTCAGCCAATCAGACGTCACCTCTGCCACCGCCACCCCCCTCTCAAAGGAGCCCAAACAGGGAAACGCCACCACTCCTCGCTCAGCACGGGCTCATGACAAGCTCAAAGCTCCCCTCAACCCAAAGACCCAGACCCTGCCCACCAAGGGACCGGCAGACCGACCCCATCTGCAGCCCATCAAGTCCCTGCCTCTGCACAACCCATCCTCCCGCTCACCCTCCCCCTCTCCGCTACTGTCACCCATCCCTCGTTTCTTCTTCCCGTCGTCCTCTGTCCTAAAGTCAGTGACTAAGAGCTTCTACCCAAACTCTGCCCACTCTGTGCCGCAGGTAACCCCCCAAGGCTCTCCGTTGCCCACACCCTTGGGCACCCCTGTCCACCACCCTCACCACCCTTCCTCCACCccgccctcctcttcctcgtcctcgtcctcctcgcgggcggagggagggggaggggtggGCTCGCTGTCACTGACGCCGCCTTCCAGCCCAGGAGGGGGAAGCGGCATGGCGGCCAGCAGCTCGGCCCACTGGAGGACTCGCCTCAATTCTTTCAAGAACAACCTGCTGGGCTCGCCGCGTTTCCATCGCCGCAAGCTGCAAG TTCCCACATCAGAAGACATGTCCAGTCTAACACCAGAATCCAGCCCTGA GCTGGCTAAGAAGTCTTGGTTTGGGAACTTCATCGGCTTGGAGAAGGAGGAGCAGATCTTTGTGGTGATCAGAGACAAACCTCTGAGTTCTGTCAAAGCCGACATTGTCCACGCCTTCCTGTCT ATCCCATCGCTCAGTCACAGCGTTCTCTCTCAGACCAGCTTTCGGGCCGAATACAAGTCCTCCGGCGGCCCCTCCGTCTTCCAGAAGCCCGTCAAGTTCCAGGTGGACATTGCTTTCTCCGAAGGCGAGAGGGAGCGAGACAGGGAGAGGACCGAGagggagggcaggagggagacgGGAATCTACAGCGTGACGTTCACCCTCATTTCAG GTCCGAGTCGCAGGTTCAGACGAGTGGTGGAAACGATTCAAGCCCAGCTTCTCAGCTCCCATGATCAACCCATGGCGCAAGCCCTATCTG ATGAGAAGAACGGCCGGCCCCACGGGACCCCCACCCGACAAAACTCGAGGCGTTCCGAGGGTGGGGGCGACAGGTGCGAGTGGGGCGACCGGGCAGACGGCGGAGGCATAGGCGGAAGCGGGGGAGTCCTGCAGCGCAGAGGCTCGGCAAAAGAGAGAACCCGACTGCTGTCCTCCAACGGAACCCAATCCCAACCGTAG
- the LOC141758897 gene encoding serine/threonine-protein kinase BRSK2-like isoform X2, whose product MSKELSLSQSAQYVGPYRLEKTLGKGQTGLVKLGVHCITGQKVAIKIVNREKLSESVLMKVEREIAILKLIEHPHVLKLHDVYENNKYLYLVLEHVSGGELFDYLVKKGRLTPKEARKFFRQIISALDFCHSHSICHRDLKPENLLLDEKNNIRIADFGMASLQVGDSLLETSCGSPHYACPEVIRGEKYDGRRADVWSCGVILFALLVGALPFDHDNLRQLLEKVKSGVFHMPHFIPPDCQSLLKGMIEVNPEKRLTLEAIQKHAWYLGGRNEPCPEQPPPRRVCVRRILSLTELDPDVLDSMHSLGCFRDRGKLTRDLQCEEENQEKMIYYLLLDRKERYPSYEDEDLPPRNDVADPPRKRVDSPMLTRHGRCRPERKSLEVLSVTEQGSPTPPRRALDTAAHSQRSRSVSGASTGLSSSPLSSPRSYQSPVFTFSQSDVTSATATPLSKEPKQGNATTPRSARAHDKLKAPLNPKTQTLPTKGPADRPHLQPIKSLPLHNPSSRSPSPSPLLSPIPRFFFPSSSVLKSVTKSFYPNSAHSVPQVTPQGSPLPTPLGTPVHHPHHPSSTPPSSSSSSSSSRAEGGGGVGSLSLTPPSSPGGGSGMAASSSAHWRTRLNSFKNNLLGSPRFHRRKLQVPTSEDMSSLTPESSPELAKKSWFGNFIGLEKEEQIFVVIRDKPLSSVKADIVHAFLSSVGLSASSLSPHQTDPIAQSQRSLSDQLSGRIQVLRRPLRLPEARQVPGGHCFLRRREGARQGEDREGGQEGDGNLQRDVHPHFRSESQVQTSGGNDSSPASQLP is encoded by the exons ATGAGTAAGGAACTGTCTCTAAGTCAGTCAGCTCAATATGTTGGGCCATACCGACTGGAAAAAACACTTGGGAAgggacagacag GACTGGTCAAGCTCGGGGTCCACTGTATTACGGGTCAGAAGGTAGCGATCAAAATAGTCAACAGAGAGAAACTGTCGGAGTCAGTCCTGATGAAG GTTGAGAGGGAGATTGCCATTCTGAAACTGATCGAGCATCCGCATGTGTTGAAGCTGCATGATGTTTACGAGAATAACAAATACCT GTACCTGGTGTTGGAGCATGTGTCGGGAGGAGAGCTGTTCGACTACCTGGTGAAGAAGGGCCGGCTGACTCCGAAAGAGGCCAGGAAGTTCTTCAGGCAGATCATCTCTGCTTTGGATTTCTGCCACAGTCATTCCATCTG TCACAGAGACCTGAAGCCTGAGAATTTGCTCCTGGATGAAAAGAACAACATCCGCATCGCAGACTTTGGCATGGCCTCCCTACAGGTGGGAGACAGTCTGTTAGAGACCAGCTGTGG ATCACCACATTATGCTTGCCCCGAAGTTATACGG ggagagaaatatgacgGGCGGAGAGCAGACGTGTGGAGCTGTGGGGTCATCCTCTTTGCTCTACTGGTG GGTGCGCTGCCCTTTGACCACGACAATTTACGCCAGCTCCTGGAGAAGGTGAAGAGCGGGGTGTTCCACATGCCCCACTTCATCCCCCCGGACTGCCAGTCCCTGCTCAAGGGCATGATTGAGGTCAACCCTGAAAAGAGGCTCACG CTAGAGGCCATCCAGAAACACGCCTGGTATCT GGGTGGTCGTAATGAGCCGTGTCCTGAGCAGCCTCCTCCCAGGCGAGTGTGCGTGAGGCGAATCCTGTCCCTGACTGAGCTGGACCCAGATGTGCTGGACAGCATGCACTCTCTGGGTTGTTTCCGAGACCGAGGCAAGCTCACACGTGATCTGCAATGTGAAGA AGAAAACCAGGAGAAGATGATCTATTACCTGCTGCTGGACAGGAAAGAGCGCTACCCCAGCTATGAGGACGAGGACTTGCCTCCGCGCAATGACGTAG CAGACCCTCCTCGAAAGCGTGTTGACTCTCCTATGCTGACGCGCCACGGCCGCTGTCGCCCCGAGAGGAAAAGCCTGGAGGTTCTGAGTGTTACTGAACAGGGGTCTCCTACCCCGCCTCGCAGGGCCCTGGACACAGCTGCACACAGCCAGAG GTCTCGCTCAGTCAGTGGAGCGTCAACTGGCCTCTCCTCCAGCCCTCTCAGCAGTCCCAGG TCCTATCAAAGCCCCGTCTTCACTTTCAGCCAATCAGACGTCACCTCTGCCACCGCCACCCCCCTCTCAAAGGAGCCCAAACAGGGAAACGCCACCACTCCTCGCTCAGCACGGGCTCATGACAAGCTCAAAGCTCCCCTCAACCCAAAGACCCAGACCCTGCCCACCAAGGGACCGGCAGACCGACCCCATCTGCAGCCCATCAAGTCCCTGCCTCTGCACAACCCATCCTCCCGCTCACCCTCCCCCTCTCCGCTACTGTCACCCATCCCTCGTTTCTTCTTCCCGTCGTCCTCTGTCCTAAAGTCAGTGACTAAGAGCTTCTACCCAAACTCTGCCCACTCTGTGCCGCAGGTAACCCCCCAAGGCTCTCCGTTGCCCACACCCTTGGGCACCCCTGTCCACCACCCTCACCACCCTTCCTCCACCccgccctcctcttcctcgtcctcgtcctcctcgcgggcggagggagggggaggggtggGCTCGCTGTCACTGACGCCGCCTTCCAGCCCAGGAGGGGGAAGCGGCATGGCGGCCAGCAGCTCGGCCCACTGGAGGACTCGCCTCAATTCTTTCAAGAACAACCTGCTGGGCTCGCCGCGTTTCCATCGCCGCAAGCTGCAAG TTCCCACATCAGAAGACATGTCCAGTCTAACACCAGAATCCAGCCCTGA GCTGGCTAAGAAGTCTTGGTTTGGGAACTTCATCGGCTTGGAGAAGGAGGAGCAGATCTTTGTGGTGATCAGAGACAAACCTCTGAGTTCTGTCAAAGCCGACATTGTCCACGCCTTCCTGTCT TCTGTCGGTCTCTCTGCTTCTTCTCTGTCTCCCCACCAAACAGATCCCATCGCTCAGTCACAGCGTTCTCTCTCAGACCAGCTTTCGGGCCGAATACAAGTCCTCCGGCGGCCCCTCCGTCTTCCAGAAGCCCGTCAAGTTCCAGGTGGACATTGCTTTCTCCGAAGGCGAGAGGGAGCGAGACAGGGAGAGGACCGAGagggagggcaggagggagacgGGAATCTACAGCGTGACGTTCACCCTCATTTCAG GTCCGAGTCGCAGGTTCAGACGAGTGGTGGAAACGATTCAAGCCCAGCTTCTCAGCTCCCATGA